Within Odontesthes bonariensis isolate fOdoBon6 chromosome 16, fOdoBon6.hap1, whole genome shotgun sequence, the genomic segment ACAAAGAGGAAGCGGATCCACAAGCTTTGGAGGGGGTAGCCATCTTGCTGCAGGTATGCTCTTTGTTTTGAGAGGTGCTGTTCAGATAATTGTTATCTTAATAATTATTACTATTAGTTCACGCCCTGAAGCATGACCAGTGCAACTGAGCCAAACGGATGAAATGTTGTCGAGATAATTCTGTCCTCCCTTGTGTTTTGTTCAGGTGATGCGTTCCCCTGAGAGTGCAAGCAAAAGGCACACCCCGAAGAAGAAATCTGTCAGGGTGTGTTTATCGACACCAGAAGAGGATGAAAAGTACAGAGTTGAGGGAGACGGGATCGAGAATTTAGAGCAGGCGGCGTCGGAGCTCGTGACCGAGAAAGCATTCGAGTCGCTACAAACTCAACATTTTGAAGACGTCGTGTGCCAGCTGACGCAACTGTGCCTGGTGCATGTCAATGAGAAAAAGTCAGAGAGACATCTCGTCTTCCTCTCCCTTCTCTTGCGATCTTTCCACACACCTAAGGTCTTCAGTGTAAGTCCCGATTCACGATGTTTTTACTGATGATCTATTGTGTAAAAACCTGAGTGAAAATGCTTTGAACGATTCTTCATGTTAGTTTTTAGCTAAACAGGTTTTAAACATGAAAAGCCACAAGTTTGGATATTTTGCGTTGAAATAATCAAATGTTTTTACCAGCTGAAGAAATTTTTTAATGCCatcgttttcttttttcttttaaactgtgCTTGCTTTAGACCTTGGTTGAGTATGATGAAAAAATAACAGAAGACGATAAACAGAGAAATGAGCTGATGGTGAAAAATCCGGCGATGCAGTTCCTTCTGGAGCGAGTGGTGGTTTGGCTCTCTGAAACGGGGCGCAGTGACACCGAGCACCTGGTGGAGATGGTTTTCAGCTCGTTGTACTGCTGCAGCCGTCAGGAGACCACCCGCATCCTCAACCATATCACTATGGTAACAACATCCTCTTTGTTGTAGATTCAACTACaaaatttgctgtgtttttttttttttttttggcattcacATTCTTAgttctctttttattctttttttttcagatgggTTTACGGTGGGGAATTATCCTGCAAATTATTCAAAGGGTATGTATGATTCTGTTTTCTCCTATTTGAATCAAAGTGTGCTCCCTACCTGTCCAGATACTATTCTGTCGTCTGTCTCGCCAGGCATGTAAAGATCCCGAGACTCTAATGAGCTGCAATGATTGGCTGAAGGGTTCGGTTCTGGGGGAGCAACTCTTGGTACTGACTGAGGAGCTATGCGCAGTGGGGAGCAGCTCTTCTACGAGCAGCCACAGCTGGACACTTATCAGCCTGGTCCTCTCTCAGAACCACAACAATGGTGAACCTGTTTGCTGGACTCTAAATGCACATCCTGTGTGGGTTTCCTTTCAGCCACCTAACGATGTAACCTTTTGTTATGATATGCTTTCCATGTGCAGAGTCTCTGATAGGGGAGGTGTACATGGAGAAGATCTTGGAGCAGCTCCACACCACTCTTTCCGAGACCAAGAGTCTATCGGATGCAGGCAACATGGAGCCGCTCATCTCCTTCATCTGCGATGTggcctcctctttcttctcttcAGTGCAGGACTGTCttctgctgctctctgctgaGGAGCTGCTGCTCACCGTCTTTCAGCTCACTGCCCAAGATCAAAGGCACACTCATCTGTCTGGTGGGTACTCCTTCAGCTCACAGTCATGTTTTTAATTGTCTGGCGAGTCAAATGGCTAATTTGTGTTGGTACTGCTTTCGAAGATTCGCTTCTAGATAAGCTGaagaaagtgtgtgttgctGGGGTCCAGTCACTGGTGCAACACTGTGATTGTGAGGTCCGGGAAGGTGGCTTCCTGCACAGTGCTGCTGTTTGGGTGACAAAGCAACTCCTCAATGTCTCCCTAGATATAAAAAGGTAACTCAACACGACGTCTTTTTGTGCCTCAATCACTGTCAACATATCTTGCGCTAGCTCATGTCAAGCCtttattggtattttttcttcttcttcttcagtttgCAGGTTCTCGTTGCAGCTGTGCAAAGCTTAGTTGAGACAATCATCTCTGTTGGCAATCAGGCCACTCCCATCCTCAGCCACTTCTTTACCCTGTTGACACCGAGTCAAACAGAATGGACAAGAATCAGACAAGCTCTGCCTCCCCAGGTCAGAAAGCCAAATACTTCCACAATACAGTGTTTGCAAAATACTCGATACAGAGGTACTCGGCCTCGATTAAGCCCTGCACGCAAAACATTTGATTTTGGTGCATTGCGTCACCTCTTTTCTCTCGTCTTTTTTAGTGGGTCAAAACCCCTTTACTGTCCAGCCGTCACAGAGGGGTTTGTCAAAAACCCTCCAAGGATACCTGGAAGTTTCGGGAGTATAAAAGATTGCCAGCCCACCTGTGTGTCTCTGCCCTCTTAGGGAGGGTTGCCCAGACAGTTGTATCTCGTGGCCAGAAGGAAGCAGAGTGTCCCACAACCCTACCAAACCTTACATACACAGGTACACACCCAGGATGGGAGATTTACTTTAACCTTCGATTGATTTGTAATTTTCTttagattttttatttgttgtgcGTTGTTGAAAGCATCGTGAAGCTTTTCTTTGGTTTGGTAGTTTCAGAACTGCTGTATGCACTGCAATGGTGTAAAGAGCTTAAGTACAGCCCTACACTAGTGTCCGCCTATCACAAGCTGCTGACTGAATGGGGGCTTTCAGATGGGCTCCATGGCCAGATTCCAATGAAAACCCTGTTAGACACACTCTACTCAAGGTAAGGTTCACATACTTGTCCCATCACAAAAGAAGAGATCAGCTTATCTTTGGACGTTATTAAAAAGTTCTACATCAGATTTATTTGTTTAGTGATCGAGATTTATGAATGCACATTACAGATGTGTATGTAATTTAGCGCCATCGGACGGTCACTAAAAAGAGTTGACTGCAGAAAGATGCGAAATGAACATTTTTCAGCCTctgggggaaagaaaaaaaaaaaagaacttccaCAAAATTCTTCAGCTCaggtttttattcacatttgctTTTCCAATCAGCCATTTTAAACGATATCCACCGActgtgttctttttgttttgttgcccTTAAGGTCGGTGCTGGATGGAGGTCTGTGGTCTCTGACTTTAGAACACTACGTCCAGTCCAACGACTTGGCAGCCACTCACGGTGCGGCTCTGAGGACGCTCTGTGGGAGTGCAGACAGGTCAGTAATCCACCAGAGAACATCATTTGATTGCTTATGATTTCACATTAAGTCACTTGCTGCGTTGTATACTGAAAACTGTTTGTTTAAATAGTCTGTTTCCAGCGTCTCAAAGCAAGCTGAGCACACTTCAGGTGCTCTGCCCGGTTATGACAAACGAGGACAGAGAGACTCTCATCGCTTTGGCAACTGCTGGATTAATGAACTGGCAGGAGAATGACGGTGAGAATACACACCACCAACACATAGAAATACATTTCATGGATAGATGCTCAGGCATTCAGGAATTATATAAGCAAGTGATCATTTTGGCTGTGTGTTGCAGATGTGTATGGGTGCCTGGCagtgctgctgtgctgcttaAACACGAATACACAAGTAGAGGAAGAGGTTGTGCAGGCTACCCTGGCCACTGTGATGGAATGGAGGAATAGCAGGGAGGATTGGTTCCTCTTCAGCTGGTAATGTTGTTTTTATATGTCTTGAAACACTTTCACATTTGTGTTGATCAGCCACAGCAGTGAAACGTACCTGAGAGGTGGGAGACATTAGATAGTAAGTTAACAGTCAGcagcaatgttccctctaagctgcgcGCCTGCGCAATTGCGCactgctcgcacattctcagcgcacaagaaaatctatgcagcacataaaataaaattcaccataaacgtattcattaatatctaatactagacctaatctaattaattagaccaataatgtgtttttctgtaccatttttcaatataacacagtgagtgacaggtgttcagccaatgatgcgggtttacttacgctatgcagccaatcagagcattgatagtgcttgcatatgtgccctgcccatacgcgccgtgcaggttagctagccaACAACAGTGCGGTGGAGTTAGGAGTTAAGAGACTCAACTccttatcatggcgaaacgaacgggcagcgacacatccactcaccaagccaaagtaaagaagaaatgcggttcttttaggatggaatggctgtctgagtgcGAATAGATgaacaagcggtgaaactgggtgaatttttttctttttcgagtgagaaagatctactctgcaaaacatgcaggctgcaagcatgactctcacacataacagataacatactacacatctcatgaacaacaagatttgtctttttcattttaagtgggccaaatcacttatattaaaagtaaactaatggaaATTGCTGCcgtgatttgtttattttaataagccatgtaacttgctatgatccaaggttatgcacaggtgtgatactggtctgtggccacagcgtgcacatctgatgttgctcacagtggtcctcagtgtgctcagagagcccagacacgtgaaaaattagagggaacattggtctGCAGTCAGAGTTGAATGTAATGAGGCATGTAAAACTGGCAAACAGTGATCCACATGATTTTGGCAAGTAACATATTTTGATGGCTAACCAACTGGGGGACCTCTGTCCAACAATTAAAGAACCTTAGGGGATGCATTGGAAAAGAATAAGTCAAGTTAAGTACATAACTTAAAGGTTCAGCTGATATCAGAACACTCCGTCAGGGATCTTGGGTAGTCTTGAAGGGTTACTTCTGTTTTGGTGGCGAGGGGATGATCTCCACACTATCGACAGTGGTAAGTGGCTGATCAGTGTATTTTCTACCGACTACTAAATTGGTCAAATCTTTGCATTCCAGTGATCTCTCTGAAGCCACATCTGAACAGTTGAACCTTAATGTAGAGGTGATGCGTTTCCTGTCCTGGCTGGTGAGCCGTTGTCCGGCAGTTCTTGGGGGAAGCCAGTGGGACTTTTTGCTCTGCTCTATGTTGGCCTGGTTGGAGGTGAGACGTGGCTCATACACATcctcatatatttttttttaaggcttgGGGTTTGAGGCCAGGGTCTACTTCAGAGTAGACAGATTGGTTGAGGGTTGTCATtgtattatttaatttaattgagcTGTTCAAAGTTCTTGccatttttctcagttttccctTGATAATCAGTTTGAGCTATCTataatttttctttctcaactgTTTTGAtcctagatttttttttgttgttgatcgAACTTCCTTGCTTCCAAACTCAGACCGCCAGTGAGAACGTGAGCAGTCTGTGGAACCCTTGGGtgcagctgtttgtgtgtgagaacGCTGCATTGATCGTGAGGCTGAACCGGTTCTTTGCGTCGTCTTCGTCCGACGTGCTGGAGAAGCTGCCATCAGAACTGGCTGGTGAATGGGGCGATTTCTTCGTGGAGGGGGTCTACAACCTGTTGCTACCTTTGCCTGTAAAAATCACAGGTATGTACGTGTGTTTTTCTACAGTCTctgggatgttttttttaaatggcaccTCACATTACTCTTGTCCATCGCTGATTAGTAAATGTAAGATTCAGAAGTGTACCCTTTGTAATCGATCGACTCCTGGTGAAGGCTTCATGTCGCAACTTTCTTCAGATAAGCTGTGCAAAGTGCAAACTCTTGGCTTTGGCTGCAAATACTGATACCATTTTTTGCTGAAAGTATCACTTCTCTATGCAACTTTAACATTCTAGATGAATATAAAACATCCAGCTGCTGCAACAAAGtaggctttttctctttttggaaACCCCTACTCTCCTTCTCAGCAAAGTATTAGGATCTTACCCTCCATGAAGATAACAGGACTGCAGCTGTTCTGTGGGAGCCTaagagtattatttttttttctccataaaatgcattaaaactgatgaagaaatgtgtttgggATGTTTCCACGTGGTGAACATCTCATGTAAACTCAGTGTCTCATTAGTTAAATGTAAATATGTAGATTTGCACTTGATAGCAAAGTATTCTTATTATATTCCTGAATATACTGAATGTAGCTCAGCTTattattagattaaaaaaagtcattttctgacGGAACAGCTGTTAAATATTTAGCGTAGCCGTTAAAGACTTGAAGGTAGTTTGACACCACTTGCGCTTATCGTGTCAGTCATCTTTAGACACCGACTCGCTTTTGTCCGTGATAAGTGTTCAGAACAggcttgttttaaaaaaaaccatttttattttaatttattcattttttgcaTTTCCTTGAGACCTGTTTGACTGCTCAGGTCTACTGTGTGAAGTTTGACATCacacaaacttaaaaaaaaagatgttactACGTCATTTGATAGCAACTTAATAATGAACTTGTACATGGTTCATTAAGTCCCCAAAAAATGTTAAATTCTATGCAAGTACTGTATTTGGCGGTCTTGATTTTGAACTTCGCAGTTCTtctgtttgttgcctttacTCAGAGACCTTCACCGAACCAGATGACCCAGTGTTCCCCATGGCTGTCCTGCAGTCAGTTGGCTTGGCTCTCGCAGATGTCCCCGTGCAGCAGCTGAACCAAAACTCGCTGCCACCGCGCTTCATCGCGGACCAAAAGACAAACCTGCCAGAGCCTCTGCAGACGCTCCTCAATACTTTGTGCCCTTTGTTGCTGTTCAAGGCCAGGCCTCTGCAGATCACCGTGTACCACTTGTTGGAAAAGTaagaatttttttcattttattaatatttttttttttaggttgtttataAGTGGATTATTTTTCCTTCGTGGAAGTTTCAGCAAAGAAAGGCCCTATTAGCGAGTTATTACAAGATGTTACCTGTCCTGCTGGATGTTGTGACAGGTTGGCTGGTATTTAACATACCGTGTTATTGTTAATACAGGGTCATGCCTCAGTTGCCCGAGTGCGATGGAGAAGGAGACAACAATAAATCTGATGATGATAGAGATGAGCCGTGTCTGTAAGTCAGTGGGGGGGTGGGGAGATCTGTGGGTTAATGGTTAGTGTTTTGATTTGCCCAGCGATGCTTTTTAAATTGTTCTAACTGTAGCACGTTTGCTCTCAGTTCTCCTCCAGCTTCGCTCATGGCCATCCTGTCAACCTGCGAAGAGCTGTGTGATAGCATCCTGGCAGCTGTTCAGGTGGGAGAGTTTGCTGTGGTCCAGCCTCTCAGTGTGGAGTATTCCTGCATCCTGGGATACTTGCTGGCATGGAAGCTGCTTCTCACTTTCTTCAAATCATCCCCCTCCCATGTGAGTCACGACTTTTAGTTTAATTGTACGAGTTTATACAAGCAGTCAGGTTTCCAAATTCTGCAGTGAGAGTTGGCTTTAGTGAGAAAAGGAATCTTGATATGTGTTCAAGGTTTTGTCACAGCGCTGAACCCTCTTCTTATTTATCTTTAGCTGCGTGCCCATTATGCTCAGTACCTTAAGAGAAGCTGCTCCCTCAACAagctgctcctccatctcttcaaaCTGATGCCTGAAAACCCCATCTACCCAGGCCAGGGGCcagagacaaaggagaccaaaaCTTTCTTCTCAGAGAGCCTGTTTCTGACAGTTGAcagtaagttaaaaaaaaaaaaaatgagaaaacacaCCAACGTAGTTTCTGTAAAAATGTGATTATAGAGGAAAACTGTGTTTTTTCTGCTACAGAGAGGGACAGCGTTGAGTGGGAGCTCCCTCACCTGGCATGCAGTGTGTATTACAGCACGGTGCAGGACCTGCCTGCCATGGTTCGGCTGTGGTGGAACGGCCAGGAGAAGAGAGTGAGCACAGCTGTGGAGAAGTTCACCATTAAATACGTCAGTCCCGTCCTCTCAGCCCAGGAGATCTCCTCCGTCCACACGAGCACTCAGATGTTTGAAAACATGACCGTAAGTTAGCAGATACATGTACAGCTACAAGCTTCACTAGTTATTGGTTGAACTGTTATCTTCAAGACTTAATTCATTTTGGTTCAATAGATGCAGGcaaatgtattatgcagtaaTGAAAGATGGTAAATTGAGCTGTCTgttaaacaaattttttttgaGAGAAATGGATTGTTTGATTATTTTCTATTCAGAGTGTCAAATGTATACTAAATATACTAATGCTAATTCTTATTTGGCACAGGCTGCGAGGCCTTTTTGTTCCTCTTTTAATAATCGTCCCATCTCGTCTTCTTTGAACTGGATGCAGTTGTTTAGAGAACAGACCTGCGGTTCCTTTCCTTCTAACCAGTGGCACAAGGCTAAAGTTTGCATTAACAGACATTTAATTTACATTAATCCTGTGGTGCTACACCTGCCTCACATTTGCAGGATAATGATGCAGCAAAAATGGATTCTGTtaagttgaaatgaatggacTCATTTGTGATGAAAGCATTAAGTTAAGTGCGATCCTGGCATTAAACTGTACGGCAGGTGTCGGATCATTTGACTAAAAGACCCCCAGTGACaacaatagaatagaaa encodes:
- the ltn1 gene encoding E3 ubiquitin-protein ligase listerin; amino-acid sequence: MGGKNKQRTKGNVRPSSSGRAAEVLTREGGVIPGFVGFDSTAISELSYVPAVHGAEDIDNLVDADFRLVLRKLSKRDGVTRLKAVQDFGSMCQERDTEEVKGVLPYWPRIYCKISVDHDRRIREATQQAFEQLVLKVRRSLAPFLKSLMGHWILSQCDTYTPAASAACQAFQAAFSPTKQPEALGFCKDEILNVLQDVLLKETADTLSDPQSVTEEEREAKYVRMLTSSLLGVKRLLSLLLQTDRVALEEKLAHLLSSGKCWKYTKHKTPQVRGAFFEMVCALCEFTPELAQAEAARLCPAVLLSIDDTDPVVLPPVWEAVLHVVSTIPDCWTHVNAKKGFLPKLWALLKEGGKGMAKALHPNLLPLLSKLPQQVTDPNLDFYTTFFTAFIQGLCSERAVTSPSESAVIVTSFVECLRYCILQNAEEDEYQGKIRTMLILQQLLPLLEKALRDPSLQNGPLFLTVTEMLISWEKRAGLHGEGEVNGGKDVFQRLLADFWEDLGLLLVRYIDKEEADPQALEGVAILLQVMRSPESASKRHTPKKKSVRVCLSTPEEDEKYRVEGDGIENLEQAASELVTEKAFESLQTQHFEDVVCQLTQLCLVHVNEKKSERHLVFLSLLLRSFHTPKVFSTLVEYDEKITEDDKQRNELMVKNPAMQFLLERVVVWLSETGRSDTEHLVEMVFSSLYCCSRQETTRILNHITMMGLRWGIILQIIQRACKDPETLMSCNDWLKGSVLGEQLLVLTEELCAVGSSSSTSSHSWTLISLVLSQNHNNESLIGEVYMEKILEQLHTTLSETKSLSDAGNMEPLISFICDVASSFFSSVQDCLLLLSAEELLLTVFQLTAQDQRHTHLSDSLLDKLKKVCVAGVQSLVQHCDCEVREGGFLHSAAVWVTKQLLNVSLDIKSLQVLVAAVQSLVETIISVGNQATPILSHFFTLLTPSQTEWTRIRQALPPQWVKTPLLSSRHRGVCQKPSKDTWKFREYKRLPAHLCVSALLGRVAQTVVSRGQKEAECPTTLPNLTYTVSELLYALQWCKELKYSPTLVSAYHKLLTEWGLSDGLHGQIPMKTLLDTLYSRSVLDGGLWSLTLEHYVQSNDLAATHGAALRTLCGSADSLFPASQSKLSTLQVLCPVMTNEDRETLIALATAGLMNWQENDDVYGCLAVLLCCLNTNTQVEEEVVQATLATVMEWRNSREDWFLFSCDLSEATSEQLNLNVEVMRFLSWLVSRCPAVLGGSQWDFLLCSMLAWLETASENVSSLWNPWVQLFVCENAALIVRLNRFFASSSSDVLEKLPSELAGEWGDFFVEGVYNLLLPLPVKITETFTEPDDPVFPMAVLQSVGLALADVPVQQLNQNSLPPRFIADQKTNLPEPLQTLLNTLCPLLLFKARPLQITVYHLLEKVMPQLPECDGEGDNNKSDDDRDEPCLSPPASLMAILSTCEELCDSILAAVQVGEFAVVQPLSVEYSCILGYLLAWKLLLTFFKSSPSHLRAHYAQYLKRSCSLNKLLLHLFKLMPENPIYPGQGPETKETKTFFSESLFLTVDKRDSVEWELPHLACSVYYSTVQDLPAMVRLWWNGQEKRVSTAVEKFTIKYVSPVLSAQEISSVHTSTQMFENMTVKARSAAREVIATYSVDDIFIELVIQLPQNYPLGSITVESGRRVGVAVQQWRNWMLQLSTYLTHQNGSIMEGLALWKNNVDKRFEGIEDCMICFSVIHGSNYSLPKKACRTCKKKFHSACLYKWFTSSNKSTCPLCRETFF